In Polynucleobacter arcticus, the following proteins share a genomic window:
- a CDS encoding multicopper oxidase family protein, which produces MANKNLPIDRRHFLRVSATLASGIVVPASFTACSREEEKNGTNPQQTFVQPTILEAKGGLLDVTLTASYFDTKLAGADPGKQYPVSLRAYGYDAQGPSYSGPTLVVKGGDQLRIRLVNNLPVNPPFLAFRDPTNYMKPNTTNLHTHGLHVYPGIYSDRKPLEYGDYVIDPNIGGVLPNGDSRQYVYSIPNDHPEGPFYYHPQYHGSSAIQVASLMSGAIMIRGPVDDLPEMAEAKELIFLFQAPYFASKEIANNYGVKDGLLEKFAQIANQPTGHGIDSTSDDYVDTQPVLINGVRQPTIVMQSGEVQRWRFINTQVFNYLNLSVDGHTLNQYTIDGWGSTTYQEHPDGRGEGKGKGILLAAGNRSSVLIKAGKPGTYLLRSLPVKIAKGKQTVILPGDVLAKIVVVNEKKVMTLAPAPLPVSSFLKPITDEEFASAGGKKRSIIFNMLGNDHLDSSRNNPSTIDKALAGATNIASEIAEAYKKNSALAKEEIAKLTGKPMEGSKYFPPFVFPKYDYELQPANTIIQNVILGAVEEWTIFNCNGIAQAFHIHVNPMFITRINGNPVDPYWCDTVTLPLGGTAENPTSITFRMRFNDFVGPYILHSQMLQYSDLGMVQRVTVVPV; this is translated from the coding sequence ATGGCAAATAAGAATCTCCCAATTGATCGCCGGCATTTCTTGCGCGTGAGCGCCACACTAGCTTCGGGCATCGTCGTTCCTGCAAGCTTTACAGCTTGTAGTCGTGAAGAAGAAAAAAATGGAACTAACCCTCAGCAAACCTTTGTTCAGCCGACGATACTGGAGGCTAAAGGTGGTTTATTAGATGTCACTTTGACAGCGTCCTATTTTGATACGAAGTTAGCAGGAGCAGATCCTGGCAAGCAATATCCTGTCTCATTGCGGGCATATGGCTATGATGCTCAGGGCCCAAGTTACTCTGGCCCTACATTAGTCGTGAAGGGCGGAGATCAGTTACGCATTCGACTCGTGAACAACTTACCTGTCAATCCCCCATTCTTGGCATTTCGTGATCCCACGAATTACATGAAGCCCAATACAACAAATCTACATACCCACGGTTTGCACGTTTACCCAGGCATCTATTCCGATCGAAAGCCTCTGGAATATGGTGATTATGTGATTGATCCTAACATTGGCGGTGTTTTACCTAACGGTGATTCAAGACAGTATGTTTACTCTATTCCTAATGATCATCCTGAAGGACCGTTTTATTACCACCCTCAATACCATGGTAGTAGTGCTATTCAGGTAGCTAGCCTCATGTCCGGGGCAATCATGATTCGTGGTCCCGTGGATGATTTGCCAGAGATGGCAGAAGCAAAGGAGTTGATTTTCTTATTCCAGGCACCTTATTTTGCAAGTAAGGAGATTGCGAATAACTATGGCGTTAAGGATGGTCTATTAGAGAAGTTTGCCCAAATTGCCAACCAACCAACAGGTCATGGAATTGATAGCACTAGCGATGACTATGTAGATACCCAGCCTGTGTTGATTAATGGCGTGCGTCAACCCACTATTGTGATGCAAAGTGGGGAAGTGCAGCGATGGCGCTTTATAAATACACAAGTATTTAATTATCTAAATTTGAGTGTAGATGGCCATACCCTTAATCAATACACGATTGATGGATGGGGTAGTACTACTTATCAAGAACATCCGGATGGGCGAGGCGAGGGCAAGGGCAAGGGTATTTTGCTCGCAGCCGGTAACCGCTCATCAGTATTGATCAAAGCCGGTAAGCCTGGTACTTACTTGCTTCGATCACTACCTGTCAAAATTGCAAAGGGTAAGCAAACTGTTATTTTGCCGGGAGATGTTCTGGCTAAGATTGTTGTAGTAAATGAGAAAAAAGTAATGACATTGGCTCCCGCTCCATTGCCTGTGAGTAGTTTCTTAAAACCAATTACTGATGAAGAGTTTGCAAGTGCGGGTGGTAAAAAGCGTAGCATTATTTTCAATATGCTTGGTAACGATCATCTTGATTCTTCTCGTAATAACCCTTCTACGATTGATAAGGCATTGGCTGGCGCAACAAATATAGCTTCAGAGATTGCCGAGGCATACAAAAAGAATAGTGCCTTAGCAAAAGAAGAAATTGCAAAGCTAACAGGAAAACCGATGGAGGGTTCAAAATACTTCCCTCCGTTTGTGTTTCCCAAATATGATTACGAGTTGCAACCTGCTAATACCATTATTCAGAATGTGATTCTGGGCGCCGTGGAGGAGTGGACTATTTTTAATTGCAATGGTATTGCCCAGGCGTTCCATATTCATGTCAATCCGATGTTCATTACTAGAATCAACGGTAATCCAGTGGATCCTTATTGGTGCGATACCGTTACGCTACCTCTGGGTGGAACCGCAGAGAATCCCACCTCAATCACTTTCCGTATGCGATTTAATGATTTTGTAGGGCCTTATATCTTGCATAGCCAAATGCTGCAGTACTCTGATTTGGGGATGGTTCAGCGAGTAACGGTAGTGCCTGTATAG
- a CDS encoding RCC1 domain-containing protein produces MFNFKAGLQVDLFQVISISGGKDQTLALLKSGQVLGWGGAGSGRVMPPFVDICSSFKVADAKPAFVGKPSRCSDISAGFGVSLGVSDQQQSLIWGFCQVGVSGQNVFAEEPTLINGISNVSKVVAGQFLYAAVDQLGKVYTWGFNTDGALGRPSTQMNASPEVIASLPEIQDIAIGDNFMIALSQDQRVYGWGSNSAGQLGLGHLNTVTSPEPISLSPKIKNIAAGSTHVLALTIDGNVLGWGSNHFGQISLSQADQQHSQTFLTKPKPIPFPEKIIAIAAGMHYSLALSASGKVYAWGWNGFGQLGLGDLKSRITPTLIPNLSGVRAIAAGEGHALAIGKNQLLGWGSNESGQLGQAAVRQMTPNAFLAIA; encoded by the coding sequence ATGTTTAATTTCAAAGCGGGTTTACAGGTTGATTTATTCCAGGTTATATCTATTTCGGGAGGTAAGGATCAGACTTTAGCTTTGTTAAAGTCTGGTCAAGTATTGGGTTGGGGTGGCGCTGGTAGTGGTCGTGTAATGCCACCTTTTGTGGATATTTGTAGCTCCTTCAAAGTAGCAGATGCTAAGCCAGCATTCGTTGGAAAGCCATCCCGTTGTTCTGATATCTCTGCAGGTTTCGGTGTCAGTCTGGGAGTCTCTGATCAGCAGCAATCATTGATCTGGGGATTTTGCCAAGTGGGCGTTAGTGGTCAGAATGTATTCGCTGAAGAGCCTACTCTCATCAATGGCATCAGTAATGTGTCTAAGGTTGTAGCTGGACAGTTTTTATATGCTGCCGTAGATCAATTAGGCAAAGTGTATACCTGGGGTTTTAATACAGATGGCGCTCTAGGGCGCCCATCAACGCAAATGAATGCATCGCCAGAAGTGATTGCTTCTCTTCCTGAGATTCAAGATATTGCGATTGGTGACAACTTCATGATTGCGCTCTCTCAAGATCAAAGAGTCTATGGGTGGGGGAGTAACTCCGCGGGGCAATTAGGTTTGGGTCACTTAAATACGGTGACAAGCCCAGAGCCTATTTCTCTGAGTCCTAAGATCAAGAATATTGCAGCTGGATCTACTCATGTTTTAGCACTAACTATCGACGGTAACGTGCTAGGCTGGGGTAGTAATCATTTTGGACAAATCAGCTTGAGTCAGGCTGATCAGCAACATAGCCAAACATTTCTTACCAAACCAAAACCCATACCATTTCCAGAAAAGATCATCGCCATTGCTGCAGGGATGCATTACTCTCTCGCCTTGTCAGCATCTGGAAAAGTCTATGCCTGGGGATGGAATGGATTTGGTCAGCTTGGACTGGGAGATCTGAAATCCCGCATCACCCCAACACTCATTCCGAATTTATCTGGAGTGCGAGCCATCGCTGCTGGCGAGGGGCATGCATTAGCCATTGGTAAAAACCAACTACTTGGCTGGGGTAGTAATGAGTCTGGTCAATTGGGTCAGGCAGCCGTAAGGCAAATGACTCCGAATGCTTTCTTGGCGATTGCCTAA
- a CDS encoding YHYH protein produces the protein MPATLSQLATSWTDTSTNIITLSKIPLVQGSNNATVYDPQGSVFQMLTIPTQDVYGFPGQGTRLFVGNGLPSTPMGTYPVQSSDPAYSYYAALPGGTNPAGTSVATGNPAYVNAAAIGISPYPLVSFLPLNPVKSGFYPINSLIVGITLTGAVWHVEKANDASGNYYNPLNALPTDQCYGHPYNQQYHHHSYSWKCFDQGTSGQQSPVYGFALDGFPITGPRGPDGRELTNADLDICHGTESEITMPDGTRKFTYHYVLNREYPHSVGCFRGKVNYNQALGPDNPPNTSPEALGTNPFMKEGFAYFNRASPVGP, from the coding sequence ATGCCTGCCACTCTGAGTCAACTAGCTACATCTTGGACGGATACCAGTACAAACATCATTACTCTTTCAAAAATTCCTTTAGTTCAAGGATCGAATAATGCAACCGTATACGATCCCCAAGGTAGTGTTTTTCAGATGCTGACCATTCCAACGCAAGATGTTTATGGCTTCCCTGGTCAAGGCACTCGCCTTTTTGTTGGTAACGGTTTGCCCTCTACACCGATGGGAACTTATCCAGTGCAATCTAGCGATCCTGCTTATTCTTACTATGCGGCCTTACCGGGTGGCACTAACCCTGCTGGTACTAGTGTAGCTACAGGCAATCCAGCATATGTAAACGCAGCCGCAATTGGAATTTCTCCATATCCTCTGGTTTCTTTTTTGCCATTAAATCCAGTGAAAAGTGGGTTCTATCCGATTAACTCTTTAATTGTGGGCATCACATTGACTGGTGCGGTATGGCACGTTGAAAAAGCGAATGATGCTAGCGGCAACTACTACAACCCCCTTAATGCCTTACCCACAGATCAGTGTTACGGCCACCCCTACAATCAGCAATATCACCACCATAGCTATTCTTGGAAATGTTTTGATCAGGGTACTTCAGGTCAACAGTCTCCTGTCTATGGATTTGCATTAGATGGCTTTCCAATCACCGGTCCTCGCGGACCCGATGGTAGAGAACTGACCAATGCAGACTTAGATATTTGTCATGGGACTGAATCCGAAATCACTATGCCCGATGGCACAAGGAAGTTCACCTATCACTATGTCCTTAATAGGGAGTACCCCCACTCCGTTGGTTGCTTCAGAGGTAAGGTGAACTACAACCAGGCGCTTGGTCCAGATAATCCACCGAATACTTCGCCTGAAGCCTTGGGTACGAACCCTTTTATGAAAGAGGGCTTTGCTTACTTTAATCGGGCTTCCCCTGTTGGTCCTTAA
- a CDS encoding peptidylprolyl isomerase — protein MYFKLLSKALIALTLLGAMIAAYAQSGPVLTTVNGSKIYTSQLNEMVTMAVANGAKDSPELRQNLLNDLVAREVITQDIKKTGLLNKDNNALKLKLAQQNTLLELWFAEYFKQNPVTESDVRAEYDRQAALSKEPQNSKQYEVSQIQVATESEAAAIIQQVNGGAKFETLAKDKSLEKISGAKGGVVGWVLPAQLAPPIDTLIVNLGKGQVAQSPIRTNNGWHIVKLDDVRPFVIAPFDQVRNNLAQELVQQRRQQAVNTLLKDAKVAKGS, from the coding sequence ATGTATTTCAAACTCCTATCCAAAGCGCTGATCGCCTTGACATTACTCGGTGCAATGATTGCCGCTTACGCCCAGTCTGGCCCCGTCTTAACAACAGTGAATGGCAGCAAAATTTACACCAGCCAATTAAATGAAATGGTGACTATGGCAGTTGCCAATGGCGCCAAGGATTCTCCTGAGCTTCGTCAAAATTTACTCAATGATTTGGTGGCTCGTGAAGTCATTACACAGGACATTAAAAAAACAGGATTGTTAAACAAAGATAACAATGCCCTTAAGCTGAAGTTGGCTCAACAAAACACGCTGTTAGAGCTCTGGTTTGCAGAGTACTTCAAGCAAAATCCGGTAACAGAATCGGATGTTCGGGCAGAGTATGACCGTCAAGCAGCATTGAGTAAGGAGCCACAAAACTCAAAACAGTATGAGGTATCGCAAATTCAAGTGGCCACTGAATCAGAGGCCGCAGCCATCATTCAACAAGTTAATGGTGGCGCAAAGTTTGAAACGCTAGCTAAAGACAAATCACTAGAGAAGATTTCTGGTGCTAAAGGCGGGGTAGTGGGTTGGGTGTTGCCAGCACAATTGGCGCCGCCAATCGACACTCTTATTGTTAATTTAGGTAAAGGGCAGGTCGCTCAAAGCCCTATTAGAACCAATAATGGCTGGCATATAGTTAAGTTAGATGATGTGCGTCCATTTGTAATAGCCCCTTTTGATCAAGTGAGAAATAATCTTGCTCAAGAGCTGGTGCAACAACGTCGACAGCAGGCAGTGAATACTTTGTTAAAAGATGCGAAGGTAGCCAAGGGCAGCTGA